A single region of the Raphanus sativus cultivar WK10039 chromosome 1, ASM80110v3, whole genome shotgun sequence genome encodes:
- the LOC108836035 gene encoding AT-hook motif nuclear-localized protein 27-like, producing the protein MEGGYEQGGGASRYFHNLFRPEIHHQQLQQQGGINLFDQHHHQQQQQPSDNSRESDHSNKDQHQEGRPDSDPATSSSAPGKRPRGRPPGSKNKAKPPIIVTRDSPNALRSHVLEVSPGADIVESVSTYARRRGRGVSVLGGNGTVSNVTLRQPVTPGNSGGGGGGGVVTLHGRFEILSLTGTVLPPPAPPGAGGLSIFLAGGQGQVVGGIVVAPLVASAPVILMAASFSNAVFERLPIEEEEEGGGGGGGGGGGGEGPTQMQQAPSASPRSGVTGQGQLGGNVGGYGFSGDPHLLGWGTGPPSRPPFN; encoded by the coding sequence ATGGAAGGCGGCTACGAGCAAGGCGGTGGAGCTTCTAGGTACTTCCATAACCTCTTCAGGCCAGAGATTCACCACCAACAGCTTCAACAACAAGGCGGGATCAATCTTTTTGACCAGCATCATCACCAGCAACAGCAACAACCGTCGGATAATTCAAGAGAATCTGATCACTCAAACAAGGACCAGCATCAAGAGGGTCGACCCGATTCAGACCCGGCTACATCAAGCTCAGCACCAGGAAAGCGTCCACGTGGACGTCCACCGGGATCTAAGAACAAAGCTAAGCCACCGATCATAGTGACGCGCGATAGCCCCAATGCGCTTAGATCTCACGTCCTTGAAGTATCTCCTGGAGCTGACATAGTTGAAAGTGTGTCCACTTACGCTAGGCGGAGAGGGAGAGGGGTCTCCGTTTTAGGAGGAAACGGCACCGTTTCTAACGTCACTCTTCGTCAGCCAGTCACTCCCGGAAATAGCGGtggaggcggaggaggaggagttgtGACTTTACATGGAAGGTTTGAGATTCTTTCGCTAACGGGAACCGTTTTGCCACCACCTGCACCGCCTGGTGCTGGTGGTTTGTCAATATTTCTAGCTGGAGGGCAAGGTCAGGTGGTTGGAGGAATCGTTGTGGCTCCGCTTGTTGCATCAGCTCCGGTTATACTAATGGCTGCTTCCTTCTCAAATGCTGTTTTCGAGAGATTGCCTattgaagaggaggaagaaggaggtggtggtggcggtggtggaggaggaggaggagaagggcCAACGCAGATGCAGCAAGCTCCATCAGCATCTCCGCGGTCGGGAGTGACCGGTCAGGGACAGTTAGGAGGTAATGTGGGTGGTTATGGGTTTTCCGGTGATCCTCATTTGCTAGGATGGGGAACTGGTCCCCCTTCAAGACCAccttttaattaa
- the LOC108844689 gene encoding LOW QUALITY PROTEIN: cysteine protease XCP2 (The sequence of the model RefSeq protein was modified relative to this genomic sequence to represent the inferred CDS: inserted 4 bases in 3 codons; substituted 2 bases at 2 genomic stop codons), whose product MPLRIWILMTSSLNSSKTGSPTSRKLTKPLKRRRDEVAQVVKALGANGHAPGFEPSGGELPLPYHQMRYWMLGLVLSSGIILPGEVDRCLTGPGRIIPDNLKHIDXTNKKVKSYWQWLGLNEFADXEEFKNNYLGLKIDIARRDDERSYEDFAYKDVEALPKSVDWRKKGAVAXVRNQGSCGNCWTFSTVAAVEGINKIVTGNLTTLSEXELIXCDTTCNSGFNGGGLIDYVFEYIVKNGGLRKEGDYPYSMEEGTWER is encoded by the exons ATGCCCCTGAGGATTTGGATTCTAATGACAAGCTCATTGAACTCTTCGAAAACTGGATCTCCAACTTCGAGAAAGCTTACGAAACCATTGAAGAGAAGACGGGATGAGGTAGCACAAGTGGTAAAGGCCTTGGGGGCCAATGGTCATGCTCCTGGATTCGAACCATCTGGTGGGGAACTACCTCTTCCCTATCACCAAATGCGGTACTGGATGTTGGGCCTTGTCCTCAGCTCAGGTATAATCCTCCCGGGTGAAGTGGACCGCTGCCTGACCGGGCCCGGGAGAATAATCCCC GATAACCTGAAACACATCGACTAGACTAACAAGAAAGTGAAAAGCTACTGGCAGTGGCTTGGTCTCAACGAGTTTGCGG TTGAAGAATTCAAGAATAATTATTTAGGGCTCAAGATTGACATAGCTAGACGTGATGATGAAAGATCTTACGAAGATTTTGCTTATAAGGACGTTGAGGCTTTGCCTAAATCTGTTGACTGGAGAAAGAAAGGAGCCGTAG ATGTCAGGAACCAGGGCTCTTGCG GAAATTGTTGGACATTTTCGACAGTAGCTGCAGTGGAAGGTATAAACAAGATTGTGACAGGAAACTTGACAACATTGTCGGAATAAGAACTCAT CTGTGACACAACCTGCAACAGTGGGTTCAACGGTGGTGGTCTCATAGATTACGTTTTTGAGTACATTGTCAAGAACGGAGGCCTTCGCAAAGAAGGGGATTATCCTTACTCCATGGAAGAGGGAACTTGGGAGCGataa
- the LOC108844699 gene encoding uncharacterized protein LOC108844699 isoform X1 — MLELHERECCLLFCLTVFIIAAPCYSHMSSFDGKTLYAGKELWKETLPLQCGSRVYRLQGIKSSSWYEVKISYPAYIPALFSLQLLRNGETSLKLKQMRRLLNTEKLIFKTESLEKVNDKEEGLYVLVAVEPEGIVAIPNFKERSFIIYNIGKVFSQH; from the exons ATGCTTGAGTTACACGAGAGAGAATGCTGTTTGCTCTTCTGTCTCACCGTATTTATAATCGCTGCTCCTTGCTACAGCCATATGAGCTC GTTTGATGGGAAAACTTTATATGCTGGGAAGGAACTATGGAAAGAGACTCTGCCATTGCAGTGTGGATCTCGAGTTTATAGATTACAAGGGATTAAGTCAAGTTCTTGGTATGAAGTCAAGATATCGTACCCAGCTTAT ATCCCTGCTCTGTTCTCGCTGCAACTATTGAGGAACGGTGAAACGAGTTTGAAGCTAAAGCAGATGAGGAGATTACTAAACACTGAGAAGTTGATCTTCAAAACCGAAAGTCTCGAAAAAGTTAATGACAAG GAAGAAGGGTTGTATGTTTTGGTTGCGGTGGAACCAGAAGGAATCGTGGCTATACCAAATTTCAAAGAACGGTCGTTTATCATTTACAACATAGGCAAAGTTTTTTCACAACATTAA
- the LOC108861974 gene encoding AT-rich interactive domain-containing protein 6 yields MEDDKEMQLQDVPCEATDDVLKGEPDKDQNQSELLPLENNEDGDGQANGHGKKAGDAIYSRKKSQVRFLSPKPSDDGENPKKRKTWLLTHSDEAQGDDDDDAGTPEEQQAFLRELDTFHRENLLDYKPLKFYQKPLNTLKLWRAVIKLGGHEVVTTSKLWRQVGESFNPPKTCTTISYTFRNFYEKALLEYEKHLRKNGDLNLPGPTLNLSPSLDKEVMGHQGSGSGRARRDSAARAMQGWQAHRLDDSGEDMGLNSTPKHKKLKNIGLPKPRTPNSMDLVVSQEAEKQSVADVIDDGPLADWVKITVKETRESFEVFALVPGLLRNEIRIQSDPAGRLIIIGEPEQLDNPWGITPFKKIVVLPARIDPHHTNAIMSMHGRLFIRAQYEK; encoded by the exons ATGGAGGATGATAAGGAAATGCAATTGCAAGATGTGCCTTGTGAGGCTACTGATGATGTCCTCAAGGGTGAGCCAGACAAGGATCAGAACCAAAGCGAGCTCCTTCCTCTCGAGAATAACGAAGATGGTGATGGCCAGGCTAACGGTCATGGGAAGAAGGCTGGTGATGCTATCTACTCTCGGAAGAAGTCTCAGGTGAGGTTTTTGAGTCCCAAGCCTAGCGATGATGGTGAAAATCCCAAAAAGCGCAAGACTTGGTTGCTCACTCACTCTGATGAG gcacagggagatgatgatgatgacgcaGGGACGCCAGAAGAACAGCAGGCGTTTCTAAGAGAACTGGATACCTTTCACAGAGAGAATCTCCTTGACTACAAGCCTCTTAAGTTTTATCAGAAGCCTTTGAACACTCTCAA GCTATGGCGAGCAGTCATCAAACTAGGTGGCCATGAAGTG GTCACCACATCAAAGCTCTGGCGGCAAGTTGGAGAATCCTTCAACCCTCCAAA GACATGCACAACAATCTCCTACACATTCCGCAATTTCTATGAGAAG GCACTTTTGGAGTACGAAAAGCATTTAAGGAAAAATGGTGACCTTAACCTTCCTGGTCCAACACTCAATCTGTCTCCAAGCCTCGACAAAGAG GTCATGGGCCATCAAGGTTCGGGATCAGGCAGGGCACGGAGAGATTCTGCAGCTCGTGCTATGCAAGGTTGGCAGGCACATCGCCTTGATGATTCTGGAGAG gatatgGGTTTAAACTCAACCCCAAAACACAAGAAACTCAAGAACATTG GTCTGCCGAAACCCAGAACACCAAATTCCATGGACCTTGTTGTTTCACAAGAAGCAGAAAAACA GTCGGTTGCTGACGTTATTGATGATGGACCTCTTGCTGACTGGGTGAAGATAACTGTCAAAGAAACT AGAGAATCCTTTGAGGTTTTTGCATTGGTACCTGGACTTCTTCGCAATGAG ATTCGAATTCAATCAGATCCTGCAGGAAGGCTGATTATAATAGGCGAACCTGAGCAGCTTGACAATCCTTGGGGCATTACACCATTCAAAAAG ATTGTTGTCTTACCAGCAAGAATCGATCCGCATCATACAAATGCCATCATGAGCATGCATGGTCGGTTGTTCATACGAGCTCAATATGAGAAGTGA
- the LOC108810011 gene encoding monosaccharide-sensing protein 1: MKGATLVALAATIGNFLQGWDNATIAGAMVYINKDMNLATSVQGLVVAMSLIGATVITTCSGPISDWLGRRPMLILASVMYFLSGLIMLWSPNVYVLCLARLLDGFGAGLAVTLVPVYISETAPPEIRGQLNTLPQFLGSGGMFLSYCMVFAMSLSDAPSWRAMLGVLSIPSLVYLCFTVFYLPESPRWLVSKGRMDEAKKVLQQLCGREDVNDEMALLVEGLDIGGEKTLEDLLVTLEEHETLETVDVDGQMRLLGTHENQSYLARPVTDQQQSSLGLRSRHGSLANQNGIHKDPIVGLFDSLHEKMPEAGGSTKSGIFPRFGSTFSSSVDVKHWEKDVESQFNKDHDDYATDDNAPDDESDNDLRSPLMSRQTTSMDKDVIPHPTGGSTLSMRRHSTLNGENSMGIGGGWHMGYRYDNGEYKRYYLKEDGAESRRGSIVSIPGGGHDGGSYVHASALVSRSVLGPKSVHGSAVAPPTGPLWSALLEPGVKRALVVGVGIQILQQFSGINGVLYYTPQILERAGVDILLSSFGLSSISASFLISGLTTLLMLPAIVVAMRLMDVSGRRALLLWTIPVLIVSLVALFISELVHFSKVVNAAVSTVCVVLYICFFVMGYGPIPNILCSEIFPTRVRGLCIAICAMVFWICDIIVTYSLPVLLSSIGLVGVFSIYAAVCVISWVFVYLKVPETKGMPLEVITDYFAFGAQASSAPSKDDTA; the protein is encoded by the exons ATGAAGGGAGCGACCCTCGTTGCTCTCGCCGCCACTATCGGCAATTTCTTGCAAGGATGGGACAATGCCACCATTGCTG GAGCAATGGTTTATATCAACAAAGATATGAATCTAGCAACCTCTGTTCAAGGCCTTGTGGTAGCAATGTCATTGATCGGTGCAACGGTCATCACCACTTGCTCAGGACCCATCTCTGATTGGCTAGGGAGACGCCCCATGCTGATTCTAGCATCGGTCATGTATTTCCTCAGCGGTTTGATAATGCTATGGTCTCCAAACGTCTATGTCCTGTGCTTAGCTAGGCTTCTTGATGGGTTTGGTGCCGGTCTCGCCGTTACCCTTGTCCCTGTTTACATCTCTGAGACCGCTCCTCCAGAGATCAGAGGACAGCTCAACACTCTTCCTCAGTTTCTTGGCTCTGGAGGAATGTTCTTGTCTTACTGTATGGTTTTCGCTATGTCCCTGAGCGATGCTCCTAGCTGGAGAGCCATGCTCGGTGTCCTCTCGATCCCTTCTCTTGTCTATTTGTGTTTCACTGTGTTTTATTTGCCCGAGTCTCCTCGTTGGCTGGTTAGTAAAGGAAGAATGGATGAGGCTAAGAAGGTTCTTCAACAGTTATGTGGCAGAGAAGATGTAAACG ATGAGATGGCTTTGCTTGTTGAGGGGCTAGACATTGGAGGAGAGAAGACACTAGAGGATCTCTTAGTAACGTTGGAAGAACATGAAACACTTGAAACCGTTGATGTGGACGGACAAATGAGACTTCTCGGAACACACGAGAACCAATCTTACCTAGCTCGACCTGTCACTGACCAACAACAGAGCTCACTTGGGTTACGTTCTCGCCACGGAAGCTTAGCAAACCAAAATGGGATCCACAAAGACCCGATTGTGGGTCTATTCGACAGTCTCCACGAGAAGATGCCTGAAGCAGGTGGAAGCACAAAGAGTGGTATCTTCCCTCGTTTCGGAAGCACGTTCAGCAGTAGCGTCGACGTGAAGCACTGGGAGAAAGACGTGGAGAGCCAGTTCAACAAAGACCACGATGACTACGCGACTGATGATAATGCACCTGACGATGAatcggataacgatcttcgcAGCCCGTTGATGTCGCGTCAGACGACGAGCATGGACAAGGACGTGATCCCGCATCCTACGGGAGGAAGCACGCTAAGCATGAGACGTCACAGCACGCTCAACGGTGAAAACAGCATGGGGATCGGTGGCGGTTGGCACATGGGGTATAGATACGACAACGGCGAGTACAAACGTTACTACCTTAAAGAAGACGGCGCAGAGTCTCGCCGTGGCTCGATCGTTTCAATTCCCGGTGGTGGTCACGATGGAGGCAGCTACGTTCACGCTTCTGCGCTTGTGAGCAGATCGGTTCTTGGTCCTAAATCGGTCCATGGATCTGCCGTGGCCCCTCCCACCGGACCGCTCTGGTCGGCTCTTCTTGAACCTGGTGTCAAGCGTGCGTTGGTTGTTGGTGTTGGGATTCAGATACTGCAGCAGTTTTCAGGTATCAATGGAGTTCTTTACTACACTCCTCAGATTCTTGAACGTGCTGGTGTGGACATTCTTCTCTCAAGCTTCGGTCTAAGCTCCATCTCGGCTTCTTTCCTCATCAGCGGGTTAACAACTTTACTCATGCTTCCAGCTATTGTCGTTGCCATGAGACTCATGGATGTCTCCGGAAGAAG GGCATTGCTTCTCTGGACGATCCCTGTCCTCATCGTCTCACTTGTCGCCCTTTTCATCAGCGAGCTTGTCCACTTCAGCAAAGTTGTGAACGCAGCGGTCTCGACGGTTTGCGTTGTCCTATACATCTGCTTCTTCGTGATGGGTTACGGTCCCATTCCAAACATACTCTGTTCCGAAATCTTCCCGACGAGAGTCCGTGGTCTCTGCATAGCCATCTGCGCTATGGTGTTCTGGATTTGTGACATTATAGTCACTTACTCGCTTCCTGTTCTCCTCAGCTCGATAGGACTCGTTGGTGTCTTCAGCATCTACGCAGCGGTGTGTGTGATCTCGTGGGTCTTTGTTTACTTGAAGGTTCCGGAGACTAAAGGTATGCCTTTGGAGGTTATCACAGACTACTTTGCCTTTGGAGCTCAAGCTTCTTCTGCTCCTTCTAAGGATGATACTGCATGA
- the LOC108814161 gene encoding uncharacterized protein LOC108814161, which yields MAYQSIPGSAFHYSNSPFGDTTFTKVFVGGLAWETQSDTLRRHFQPFGDILEAVVITDKNTGRSKGYGFVTFRDPEAARRACADPAPIIDGRRANCNLASLGRPRLPMQYAMIPNLPGRMRPASPYAQGPRGSLFGSHPYQQPPAYSYHQGMMYPYGVTPYGPEYMYSQSQGLYGPYAGQQYLQIYGVPGAVNSPGYQYGQLSQNIPVGQGYTSSVQGYSVPGSHNQSPYPSAVAGPAPTQSHFIVQTPQHMQSSGSDQTTGGEG from the exons ATGGCGTATCAATCGATTCCGGGCTCTGCGTTTCACTACTCCAACTCTCCTTTCGGTGACACAACCTTCACCAAGGTCTTTGTTGGTGGCCTCGCCTGGGAGACTCAAAGCGACACTCTTCGCCGTCATTTCCAACCCTTTGGTGATATCCTCGAGGCTGTTGTTATTACCGATAAGAACACTGGTCGTTCCAAAGGCTACGGCTTT GTGACTTTCCGAGATCCTGAGGCTGCTAGGAGAGCCTGTGCCGATCCAGCACCTATTATAGACGGCAGACGTGCTAATTGTAATCTCGCTTCCCTTGGGAGGCCTCGCCTTCCTATGCAGTACGCCATGATACCTAATCTCCCTG GACGGATGAGACCTGCATCCCCATATGCGCAGGGTCCTCGCGGTTCACTCTTTGGAAGCCATCCCTATCAGCAACCACCTGCCTATAGCTACCACCAAGGCATGATGTACCCTTATGG GGTTACACCATATGGACCTGAGTACATGTACTCACAGTCTCAA GGCTTATATGGTCCTTACGCGGGGCAACAATACCTTCAGATTTATGGAGTACCAGGTGCAGTTAACTCACCAGGCTACCAATACGGGCAGTTGAGTCAAAACATCCCCGTTGGTCAGGGGTACACATCATCAGTACAGGGGTATTCAGTTCCAGGAAGTCATAATCAATCACCTTACCCTTCAGCTGTAGCAGGTCCCGCCCCAACGCAGTCCCATTTCATTGTCCAGACTCCTCAGCATATGCAGAGTAGCGGTTCTGATCAAACAACAGGAGGTGAAGGCTAG
- the LOC108844699 gene encoding uncharacterized protein LOC108844699 isoform X2 produces MLELHERECCLLFCLTVFIIAAPCYSHMSSFDGKTLYAGKELWKETLPLQCGSRVYRLQGIKSSSWYEVKISYPAYIPALFSLQLLRNGETSLKLKQMRRLLNTEKLIFKTESLEKVNDKEEGLYVLVAVEPEGIVAIPNFKERL; encoded by the exons ATGCTTGAGTTACACGAGAGAGAATGCTGTTTGCTCTTCTGTCTCACCGTATTTATAATCGCTGCTCCTTGCTACAGCCATATGAGCTC GTTTGATGGGAAAACTTTATATGCTGGGAAGGAACTATGGAAAGAGACTCTGCCATTGCAGTGTGGATCTCGAGTTTATAGATTACAAGGGATTAAGTCAAGTTCTTGGTATGAAGTCAAGATATCGTACCCAGCTTAT ATCCCTGCTCTGTTCTCGCTGCAACTATTGAGGAACGGTGAAACGAGTTTGAAGCTAAAGCAGATGAGGAGATTACTAAACACTGAGAAGTTGATCTTCAAAACCGAAAGTCTCGAAAAAGTTAATGACAAG GAAGAAGGGTTGTATGTTTTGGTTGCGGTGGAACCAGAAGGAATCGTGGCTATACCAAATTTCAAAGAACG TTTGTGA
- the LOC108810042 gene encoding protein MULTIPLE CHLOROPLAST DIVISION SITE 1 produces the protein MASINSLQFHSLCNLQSSIGRSKLQIPSSLLVFRRRHISLQVQTNQRFVCKSIADDSSAPDDEETQNDDDNEEEEEEEVATTPSNNNTATESETPMISRFRTMVTTIANDSETSISRFRSMVTTLPPVVFLMNKSSGKNSVWIGISIVATLLLASLRAYAVRKSRDNNNRPPGSVADLVRRGQLRSGDRRGISKTLNYEDPFNNPFVKLGKGSSTVEMCGKVYKLAPVTLTEKEQSVHQKRRSRAYQWKRPTVFLKEGDSVPPDVDPDTVRWIPANHPFATTVSDIDQDLAQNNVYQKQGVPFRIRAEHEAMQKKLEALQNEEKLNSLGIDSQNARDFQRPYKFSGQLEEDHNVQENHTGDSSSEETQ, from the exons ATGGCATCCATTAATTCTCTCCAGTTCCATTCTCTCTGCAATCTCCAG TCGTCGATTGGAAGATCCAAGCTCCAGATTCCTTCAAGCCTGCTTGTGTTCAGACGCAGACACATAAGTCTTCAAGTCCAAACCAATCAAAGATTCGTGTGCAAATCGATTGCCGACGATTCCTCGGCTCCAGACGATGAAGAAACTCAGAACGATGATGAtaacgaggaagaagaagaagaagaagttgccACGACTCCGAGTAACAACAACACGGCCACTGAATCCGAGACTCCGATGATTTCGAGATTCCGTACCATGGTCACCACCATCGCCAACGATTCCGAGACTTCAATCTCGAGATTTCGGAGTATGGTCACCACACTCCCTCCTGTCGTCTTCCTG ATGAACAAGTCCTCAGGGAAGAACAGCGTTTGGATTGGTATCAGCATCGTAGCTACTCTCCTGCTCGCTTCTTTACGAGCTTATGCAGTCAGAAAATCGAGAGATAATAATAACCGTCCTCCTGGCTCCGTTGCCGATCTCGTGAGACGTGGCCAGCTGAGATCCGGTGATAGAAGAGGCAT CTCAAAGACTCTTAACTACGAAGACCCGTTCAACAACCCTTTCGTTAAACTTGGCAAAGGAAGCTCCACGGTGGAGATGTGCGGTAAAGTTTATAAGCTAGCTCCGGTCACGCTTACGGAGAAAGAACAGAGTGTTCATCAGAAGAGAAGGTCGAGAGCGTACCAGTGGAAGAGACCGACTGTTTTCCTCAAAGAAGGAGACTCGGTGCCTCCTGATGTTGATCCTGATACTGTCAGATGGATCCCTGCCAATCATCCGTTTGCGACCACGGTTAGCGATATCGATCAAGACCTTGCTCAGAACAATGTGTACCAGAAGCAAGGTGTTCCGTTTCGGATTCGTGCTGAGCATGAAGCTATGCAGAAAAAGCTTGAAGCTTTACAAAAt GAGGAGAAGTTGAATAGTTTGGGTATTGATAGTCAAAACGCCAGAGATTTTCAGAGGCCGTACAAGTTCTCAGGCCAGCTCGAGGAAGACCATAATGTCCAGGAGAATCATACTGGTGATTCATCTTCTGAGGAGACGCAATAA
- the LOC108854789 gene encoding increased DNA methylation 3 — MSPCKRKKEEEPVAGDAVVCHKPQRKGKEQEECSRNGEATTSTGLVSYQDFNSSVEPRETCKGKKDVVEAVSAHVSCGITSKTPERPRESYKRTRFKNGETLMERDRTDQQPISVPPGMKECDAEPTVITTGTASKATLGPSIGVFDIGVNKYAYFFQVALPGVCKDSGEFSCEIESDGKVILEGSTTTGCKTIKRHSRVFKMSIQKLCPPGSFKLAFSLPGPVDPRLFSPNFRSDGIFEAVVIRQENSI; from the exons ATGAGTCCgtgcaaaagaaagaaagaggagGAACCAGTTGCTGGTGATGCTGTTGTTTGTCACAAACCACAAAGAAAGGGGAAAGAGCAGGAGGAGTGTTCAAGAAACGGAGAAGCGACGACGTCCACTGGACTTGTCTCTTACCAAGACTTTAATTCATCTGTAGAGCCTCGAGAAACATGCAAGGGAAAGAAAGATGTAGTAGAAGCAGTTTCTGCTCATGTTTCTTGCGGAATCACCAGTAAGACCCCAGAAAGACCTAGGGAGAGTTACAAGAGAACACGTTTCAAGAATGGCGAAACTCTTATGGAAAGAGACAGAACAGATCAACAACCCATTTCAGTTCCTCCAGGGATGAAGGAATGTGATGCAGAACCGACGGTTATAACCACTGGAACAGCAAGCAAAGCAACTTTAGGACCATCCATTGGTGTTTTCGACATTGGTGTCAATAAATATGCTTACTTCTTCCAGGTTGCTTTGCCTGGTGTCTGCAAAGATTCCG GTGAATTCAGCTGTGAGATTGAGTCAGATGGAAAGGTTATACTGGAGGGATCAACCACTACAGGATGTAAAACGATAAAGAGGCATTCTCGGGTTTTCAAGATGAGTATCCAGAAGCTGTGTCCACCTGGATCGTTCAAGCTGGCCTTTAGCCTCCCAGGACCAGTTGATCCGCGTCTATTCTCTCCTAACTTCAGATCAGATGGTATCTTCGAGGCTGTTGTCATCAGGCAGGAAAACTCTATCTAG